The Setaria viridis chromosome 9, Setaria_viridis_v4.0, whole genome shotgun sequence sequence ACTACCTCTAAGTAGATTGATTTTCCTCTTTCCCCTTTCACTCTACAGGGAAatcaatttcaaatttaaaGTCGATTGATCTTCCTCTTTCCTCTTTATCACTGGCCCGCGCCCCGCAGCGGCGACGCTcgtctcctccggcggcggcgcacccgcGGCAAGATCGAGCGGCCAGGAATTCACGTGGCAGGTAAATCGTGCGCAGGAGAGGAAGGGAAAGGGCGCCCCGCAGCGGCGACGCTcgtctcctccggcggcggcgcacccgcGGCAAGATCGAGCGGCCAGGAATTCACGTGGCAGGTAAATCGTGCGCAGGAGAGGAAGGGAAAGGAAAGGGTTGGAAAAGGGAGAAGAATGGAGGGGAAGGGGAATAGAAAAGGATCTACTGAAGGAAGTTTTCCTGCCCAAAATTATCTTTACAGTTGAAAAGAGGAAAGGGGAAAATGATgctctaattttttttaccagGTGAAAAAACTGTCCCACCTAGCTTAGCGCGCTCCTAGCAAACACAACAGTGTATTTttatctttccttttttttttacttccgTTTTCGCCCAGCACTTTGCAGGCAGTAACTTCACACACGGTATGTGCTATCGTTTTCAGTATAGGGGAGATCGGTTCACGACACACATGCATGACAAACAACCTgatgtagtagtagtagtactcGGCAAGAACATCTGCGGTGCCCACCATATTTGCAAATACAGAGCCGGTAGCTGGAGAATTTTAATTCGTATGGACATAGCAAAGGGTTGTAATTGTAATACAACATGCCATGAAATTAATTAGGCTACAAAGCACTGCAATATTGGTATTGCATTGTAGTTTTTTAACAGGACAAGCACAGTAGTACATTTGAAGAAAGGACACACATTAGGAAAGTGAGATGGTAGTGGTACACAACACGACGAACCCTGCTACAGAGAAGACTGTACTAAAAAGATGCCATCACTCTGTAGCCAATAATACCCAACAGCCTTTTACCTCAGTATCTTACCAACATATAAAAGGCGTAGATACTAATATACTATGTATAAATACGTATAAtaatacatatatgtatatatatgctgGCTCCCGTACCGTGGCTGAAAAATATACCGCCACTCCTGGGAGCAGTTCACACCGAAAAGCCTTATTTGCCACAGTCAAACATGCCACATCTTCAGGTCAGGAGCATGCAAACCAGGTGCGTCGCTTCGCCGGTCCTCGAGAGATCAGAACACGATCCTGGTCTCGTCCGAGAAGAAGAACGCCGCCaggtcgtcggcgccgccgccgtcgctcgcctGCCTGCACAGCATCGGGCTCGCCGCCGTGTTCCACACCTCGGCACCTGCACACACATGCAGACTCAAGCCGTCATTCACATGCATTCTTCATATACTGTTGCTGGTCATATCACTGACCAGGAACATTCAGGTCACGATCAAGGTGATGCAATGGATCGGAGGAGCATCAAGTACCATTTGAGAAGGTGCTTGGGCAGGTTATCAAGCTGTCCCATCTCAGGTCGTGCTCCGCGACGCCCATCcccatgtcgccgccgccgccggtgaagaGCGAACGCGACTCGCTCGCGACCGCGGCGGGGAAGTCGTCGCCGATGAAAAACGCGTCGTGCGGGGACGGGTGGCTGCTGGGCACGAACAGGGGCGGGGGCAGCGGGCTCGACGGCAGCCCGGTggtggccgtcgccgtcgcgtctCCGCCGTACACGAGGGGGCTCTGCAGAATCATTGTGCGTTTTAGGCCGCGTTAAGACTTGCTCAGTCTGACATGGAAAGCAATAGTAGTAACACGAAGGAAagattcttcttttccttttctgtcTGTGGAAGAGTggctttctttgttttttttttgtttttttggacGAGTGGCGGCTCTGGAATTTGTACCTGGAACGTGTTGCTGATGTCCAGAGTAGGAGGCGGCGGGCTGGAATTGGTGGGTGTGAACGCGCTGAGCTGCTCGCTGCTGAAGAGGGACGAGCTGCTGGAGACCTTACTCATCTGCCCTctcgcggcgccggccgcgttgCTGGCTCCTTTCGCCTTGGCCGCCGTCGGCTCCCCCTGCAGCAGCCCGGCCTCGTGTCTTTTGATCACTCGGCACAGCGCGTAAGCCCCCTGCAAGAAAACAACAATTCCATTCAGTTCAGCAATGGCCGGCCGTCGCCATGGCTGCAACATGGCAGCAGAACGAACGATGACTGCTCAATCGATCGGCAGGGCACGGGACGTACGATGAAGTTGCAGGCGCCGTGGGCGAGGTCCTGGCAGAGGCGGTACTCGTGCATGACCCAGTcggtgcgctcgccgccgggggcgcggccgcggtAGAAGACGAGCGTCTTGCGGAGGCCGTAGACGCCGCCGTCGCAGGCGATGCGGCGGTCCTTGCCGGTGGCCTTCCAGTAGCCCGTGGCGGTGGCGCGGTTGGTGCGGGACCCGTTGGGGTACTTGCGGTCGCGGGGGCAGAAGAAGAACCACTCCAGGTCGCGCTTCGGCAGGAACGACTTCTCTGCAATAATGCATGCCTGTTAATAACTTAATCTAAAAAATGCCTGTTAATGATGTACTAATTATCGATTGTTTGAGGGAATGAGAATCTGCATAGTTTTCGGTTCTGAGGAACATGCATCATTGAAAAGGCGATACAAAGGACTTATCTGCAACCGGCCTAGCGCGAAAAAGGCCAGATGCCCGGGAGAAAAAAAACTAAGGACATGTCTTTTCACTTTGATTTCTCACTAgctagggtgtttggatacacaccgctaaagtttagcacctatcacatcagatgtttggatgctaattagaagtattaaacataggctaattataaaactaattgcacaaatggagtctaattcgcgagacgaatctattaagcctaattagtccatgatttgacaatgtggtgctacagtaaccatttgctaatgatggattaattaggcttaatagattcatctcgcgaattagtacagggttctgcaattagttttataattagctcatgtttagtccttctaattagcatccgaatattcgatgtgacactgctaaaatttagcacctagtatccaaacaccccaacaaGGAAACATTTTCCAGCAACTGAAAATTCACCGGACATGTTCCTTTCCTATTTACGCCACTTTACTTTGCAACTAGAAAAGACTTTGCTTTGCAACTAGAAAAGGCTAGTAAGTAGATCAAAAGAATTTGTCTTGCACCGCTGACATTTACTACCAAAACTCAACTCTGAAGGAGCATGCGGATGGCAACACAAGTGATGATGACGAACTACACGCACCTGGTAGCTCCCACGGCTCGGACTTGTAGAGGTCGATGACGGGGATGACCTCGAGCTCGATCTTGAGGTTGTCGACCTTGCGCTTGAGGTAGTATCCGACGAGCTCGTCGTCGGTGGGGTGGAAGCGGAACCCGGGCGGCAGAGTCATGGTGCCCATTATACTGATCGAAATGGTGGTTATATGAATCTACACACTTTGAGGTTGCTAAGCAACCAATTAAGGACAGGAAGAAGCAAATACTTATAATGCTACGGATGGAATGGAACACTAGCTAGCTGTAATTAAGAATGCCAACTGCCAGGCAAATATTTGAGGCAGAGGAGCAGGGGTGTCAATGGACGAGCAGGGAATATCTGTTGAAGATTTGGAAGATCCAGAAATAGAAGCTCTTCCTAGTGTGGAGACCcagcgggcaggcggcggcgctgaccAAGTCGATGCAGCCGGCGGACTCCAAGATCATCCTCAGGGCGATCAAATCCTAGCTAGCCAGATTATGCTACCAACAA is a genomic window containing:
- the LOC117836311 gene encoding uncharacterized protein — translated: MGTMTLPPGFRFHPTDDELVGYYLKRKVDNLKIELEVIPVIDLYKSEPWELPEKSFLPKRDLEWFFFCPRDRKYPNGSRTNRATATGYWKATGKDRRIACDGGVYGLRKTLVFYRGRAPGGERTDWVMHEYRLCQDLAHGACNFIGAYALCRVIKRHEAGLLQGEPTAAKAKGASNAAGAARGQMSKVSSSSSLFSSEQLSAFTPTNSSPPPPTLDISNTFQSPLVYGGDATATATTGLPSSPLPPPLFVPSSHPSPHDAFFIGDDFPAAVASESRSLFTGGGGDMGMGVAEHDLRWDSLITCPSTFSNGAEVWNTAASPMLCRQASDGGGADDLAAFFFSDETRIVF